From Streptomyces sp. SAI-135:
CGAACAACCAGACCAACCCGGCCGGAACCGGATTGTCGGGGGCTTCGGAGAACGCCTGGTAGGCGTCCACAATGTCCGCCCAGTCTCCGCGCCATTTACCGCCGGGAACTCCTAGGACGCCTCCACGGGGACCGAATCCACCATTCGCCACCTCAAGGTAAAGGCGCCGCAGCAGCGGGGGAAGCGGATATCCGATCACTTGTTCCGCTTCGGCTACCGCGTCCGGTGTTGCCGGGGGCGTCGGTTCCTTTGCTGCGAGGTCCGCACCTACGGCGGCGATGATCTCATCGTCGGTCATGGCGCTCATGGTCTGACCTTCCCATGTCTCCGTCAAGCTGGCCTTTGGTGGTCACTTCTCTTCGTCCTCCATTCCGGCCCCCTCGGACAGGAACCCGGCCTCCATCGCCCGTGTCATGACGTCTATGGCCCGTCCTGCCCCGTAGGCGTCCCTGAATTCCTCCAGGGTTCCCTCGTCGACGACCCTTCCTTCCAGGAATCCATGGCTTCCCTCCGTGACCTCTACTCCGGGTTTCCCGAGGTACTCGGTGAGGCTTCTCCCGCAGTGCTCCGAGCAGACCCGGTTCGTCACGTAGGCGTTGTCCACCTCCGTGATCTCACCGCCCAGGTCCTCCACCTGTCTGGCGGCGTCCTTCTTGAAGTCACGTGCGGAGTCCTCGGCATGCCCCTTGCCCGAGTCGGGTGCCGCCTTGTACACGGTGACTTCCATCTCCGTGAGGATGTCGAGGAGTTTGTCGTCGATTCCGCCCTTACTCACGAATCCGATGATGCGCGGCACGACCCCGTCCACGGTGTTCACGTAGACGCGTGAGAGCACGAGGGTGAACCTGCTGTAGGCCCACGAGTTCTTTCCGAGGTAGGTTGCGACCGCCTTCATGGCCTCCCGGTACAGACCGGCACCTATCGCGGCAGCCCCGGTTGTGGACAGGTGCGCGGTGGGCAGCTTCGGATGGTTGAGCTTCTCGACGGTTCCTCTGCTGCTGGTGGTGGCCGTTCCCCGGCTCGGGTCCGCGGTCCCGGTCTTCGGGTCGTAACCGACCTCTTTCTGTACCTTCTTGGGGCAGTTGCTCAGGTCGTACTGGCACGAGTTCGGCCGGGACCCGATTTCCAGGCCCGTGGGATCAGCGAGCGTTTCGGGGTTGTTGTCGGCGTAGGAGTAGCCGTTGAGGGATTGCGCGTCGCTGGCATCGAGGACGGGGTCGACGCTGAGGAAGCGGCCGAGCGCGGAATCGTAGGCGCGCGCGCCGATATAGCTGAGTCCGCTGGTGGGGTCCGTGCTCTTGCCCAGGAAGCTCTTGTCGTCCGACCACGTCCCGGTGCCGCCGGAGCGTGCGGTACCGAACGGTGTCAGGTAGCGCTTGGTGACGGCTTGGGTGGTGGCGTCGAGGCTGACGGTGGACGTGCCGTGCTGGTCTCCGGAGAGGTACGAGAGGCTCTCGGTTCCGCCCTTGTTCGTGCGCAGAGCGATCGTCGTGTCGCCGGCGCTGTAGTAGCGCTGCGCCCAGTGCTTGGCGGTCGAGGTGGATGTGTCGAGGTGAACCTCTGTGGTGTCGAGGTACAGGACGGTCTCGCCGGCGGTGTTGCGGCGGATGAGGAGGTTGCCGTCGGCGTCGTAGACGTGGCTGGTGGTGCTCTTGGTGGTGCCGCTGCTCGACTTCTCGGTGACCGTGTCGAGTTTTCCGGTGGCGTTCCAGGTCAGCGACTGGGTGTCGGTGCCGTTGGGACGGGTGGTCGTGTCGCCGATCTGGTCGTAGCCGTAGGTGGCGCTCACGCCGTCGCAGGCCGACGTGGTCGTGGTCGCGGTCAGACGATGGGGCTTGGTGGCGCTGTAGCAGTAGGTGTGGGTGGAGTCTCCGCTGGTCGTGTGCGCGGTCTCTGTCGTGCGCAGGCCGCTGCTGGTGTAGGTGTACGAGGTCCAGTACGGGGAGGCTCCGCCGAGGTTGGCGGTGGTGCGACCGCTGGTGGCGCAGGAGGCGCTGGACGGGGTCCATGCCTCGGTGAGGCGCTGGTAGCCGTCGTAGCTGAAGCACTGGTAGTCGGTGGCACCGGTGCCGGAGAGGTTGGCGTTGTCGAAGAGGGAGGTGACGTCGCCGGCGTCGTCGTACGTGTAGTTCAGGTCCTGGACGCTGCGGGTGGCGTCGGTGGTGAGGCTGCGGGTGAGGCGGTCGGTGCCTTCCTCGTAGGTGTTGGTGATGTACGCCTTTTTGGCTGTGGAGGCAGTGGAGGTGCCCAGCGTGTACTGGTTGGTCTGGCCGAGGGCGTTGTAGTCGGCGGCGAGGAGGTAGCCGGTGGCTCCGCCGACGTCGGTCGGGAGCCCCAGACCGTCGTACTCGTAGTCGACGGTCTCTCCGCTCAGGCCACCGGCGGCGGGTTCGCTGTAGTACTGCCGGGTGCCGTCGATGTTGTAGTACGCGCTGAAGGCGAGGGTCGCCGTGACCGCGCCGGAGGTGACCAGAGGGTCGCCGGACGG
This genomic window contains:
- a CDS encoding SMI1/KNR4 family protein produces the protein MSAMTDDEIIAAVGADLAAKEPTPPATPDAVAEAEQVIGYPLPPLLRRLYLEVANGGFGPRGGVLGVPGGKWRGDWADIVDAYQAFSEAPDNPVPAGLVWLFDWGDAIWSLVDCRDPAAPMWGWDPNDGLERALFPQGKNLAEWLAGALAGTETIPTR